The following nucleotide sequence is from Acinonyx jubatus isolate Ajub_Pintada_27869175 chromosome E3, VMU_Ajub_asm_v1.0, whole genome shotgun sequence.
GAGAGCCTCCTCATTTCTCTTCCTGGCCGCTGCTTTCATCCTCCTGATGCAGCCAGAGTGATGACTCCTAGGCTCTAGTCCGATCTTCACTCGCCCGTGGGGAACCCTGGGTGACCTCTTGCCTgcagggggaaggagaagggtgTCTCGTGGTCTCAGACTGGACTTGGCTCCTGGATCCCCCACTTAACGTCTCCATAcctttgggcaagtgacttaatctGCTTGGAGCCTCCTCTGGAAAATGGGCTTCTTGCTGTATTCAATCACAGGATTTTCTCTTAGGGGAGCTTAACGAGGTAATTTGCGGAAAGCCAATTAAGCATCggcttttccttctcttaacaGCCTGGCATGCAGGGAGGGCTCTGTGGTCTAGCCCTTACCAGCCACTTAGTCTCCCTTGGGAGCAGGGGTTGTCGACTGGGGCCCATTTTGCCCCCCAGGGGGGCTTTGGCAGTGTCTGCATTTTTCGTTGTCATGAAGGGGGTAGGGACCAGGGATACCAGTCGTGTCCTGCGGTGTACAAGACAGCCCCCGACAAAAACGAACTATCCGCCCTTAAATGCCAGTGGTGCCAAGGTGGAGGAACTCTGCTTTAGGAACAAGGAACAGTCCAGAGTAGGTGAGGGTCCCGGCAGAATCAGGGCGTAGCCACCCTGCGCGCTGAGTCAGAGGTCTTTATGGTTGAAGAGATTGaggaaggcttccaggaggaggtagGACTTGGGCCAGTGTTGAAGGGCAGGGTTTAGACTTGGAGGAGGAGAGACCCTGTTCCCCATCAGTTGCTCTTGTCTCTTCCTAGGATTACCATTAACAAGGACACCAAGGTACCCAATGCCTGTTTGTTCACCATCAACAAAGAAGACCACACGCTAGGAAACATCATTAAATCGTAAGTTCCAAGTCAAAGGCTCTTGGGCAGTGTTTAGGGGGCTCTCTGAGGCAGAGCAGAAATTCCAGATTTCCTGGTCTTTCTGAGCTACTGGAAGATCTGGGTGCTTGTTCTGGCAGCTCACACGTAAACGTGCATTTTCTGCAGGACACTGACCCGTGTCGGTTCACGTAGCCATGTTTCTGTGTTGGCTCATCTAGCTGAGGAAAGGAAGCGAACGCGCAGTGAGCCAGAGGAAAGCAGACCTACTTGTGTTTTGGGGCTGGGCACGGAGCAGCAGTCAGGATTAgtggccccccaccccagccaccccGGTTTGTCACGGTGACCTCAGTAACACCTGGCATGCCAAGATAACACGTGCCATAGACTGTAACGTACAGAGTAAAGGAAAGAGGTGGGAGAGAGGCTGTGGTGATCTGGTGCCCCTGTGGACAGAGCGCGGATATGGGTTGGTGGGTGTTTGTTTACGCCAGTGAGATCCCGGCCAGATGCGATTGCTGTTCTGGCCCAAGGATTTGTTTCACTGATGAAAAGCACTATCGGTGAGGCCGGGTCTTTCCAAGGTTTGAGGTCGTGGGCAGGAGCCTGCCCGGTCTCCCGGCTGAAAGGAGGAGGTGGACTTGGCCGCCTGTCTTCTCTCTGGCCGAGTCCTGCCCTGAGCCGGGTGGTGGTGCTCAGGCCCTCCTGGGGCCTCGCTGCTCCCATGCAAGGCGAGGCACGTCCCCCGGGCTTCAGTTCACTTCGCCACAGCCTTGCAGAACGGGGCCCTCTGTGTGTGGGCAGCAGCTGCCAGCCCGTGTTGCCCAGAGGACTTCGATTTCTCCCCCTGCTGCCTTTACTGCTCTCATTGGGCTGGAAGCTGGGCTTTGTATTTTGTGTTCTGGTTTACTGAATCCTGGCTGCCTAGGGAGGGCTCTTTTGACTTCCCCTGAGGGAAGTTTTCTGGAAATCCTGCTTACCACGTGGGATTCCCACAGATGTGTTTATGAGAGGCTTCCCCATGTGGTCTATCTTCGAAGCgttttctttcaggatttttttggGGAAATCAAGAGCAGGGAGCCACCTGGGGTCAGCCCCCCGGCTGTATTTGCTTATAGGTTTCAACCCAATGGGAAGATTCCTTGGTTATAGGCCTGGTAATCCCCAGGGGTGCTAGGCTCAGCCTCCCTGCGTCACACTGGCCATCTGTGTGTCCCAGACAGCTGCTGAAGGACCCCCAGGTGCTGTTTGCGGGCTACAAAGTCCCCCACCCCTTGGAGCACAAGATCATCATTCGGGTGCAGACCACACCGGACTACAGCCCCCAGGAGGCCTTCACCAATGCCATCACAGACCTCATCAGTGAGCTCTCGCTGCTGGAAGAGCGATTCCGGGTGAGGAGCCAGCTGTGCAGGGGGGCGGGGATGTTCTCGTGCCCACATCCGGGGCAACCATTGGGGGCAGGTGGTGACAGAGCAGGGATGTGACTATAGTCTCGAGCAAGTGCGGACTAAGGGGTTATGGAGCCTTCTGTCTGCACGCATGGGTGGGACCTTACTGAGGGCTCCAGGCTTTCCTTGGGTGCTCTTATGGCCCCTTGGGGCTCCTCCCCCAAGTCTTCTCTGTGGTGCCGGCTACTCTGGTTTGTAAGGCCTGGCTGCTTCCAGGGCATTTCTGGAGGGGGCAGCTCATCCTGGGGTAGGGGTCCCATAGTTAGGGGGGATGGCCACACCTGTCCCTTCAGGGGGGCTCAAAGTCTACACCCAAGATAGAGTGGGAAAGATCCACGGCTTGTCAGATTTTAACATCTGTGTCATCTGCACCTTGCACAGATGGGGTGGGGCCGCTGCTGACTGCCCGGCTCCCAGGAGAGGGGCCAGGGTGGCAGTTCCCTGGCAGACCTCTGTCAGGGACCCTGGGGTTGTGTTCCCGGCACCCAGCCCCGGGCCTCTCCGGCTAAGTGCTCtgctgcccctctctgctcaggTGGCCATCAAAGACAAGCAAGAAGGCATCGAATAGAAAGCTGGAGGGGTCTTGCTTGGCACCTGCATTGGAACCTTCTCCAGGCCTCAAGTAGAGAGCTGCTTCTCCAGCTTCGGGGACATCCTGGTGAGCCCCTCCCTCCAGAGCCAATGTGTATGTACATAGAGTCTGTTTTACCTTCCAAATAAAAGTGTGGCAGGAAGAGACCTGGATGTGGGCTAAAGCAAGGTGATCACACAGCATGTGGATTGCGAGGCTCCATGGAGGTAGATGACCTCTTGCACGGTTACTCTGGGGCTGTTTTTCAGAGTGGAAGACTCAGAGTTTTGTCTGAGAAGGTGGCGCGATCCCTCATTCTAGACCAACAAGTGCAAAGCTGGGGGCGGCCAGGGAGGCAGTGCTTCCAGGAGTCCCTCAGCTGCCAGGTCCGCCTGCCCGTCTCAGACTAGGAACGCCAGACGGGGCCACAAACCGCTCTCCAGTCTTCTCTTAAACAGTAGagactttaataaaaacattcGCTGATAAAAAGCTCCCTGTCATTAGCCCCAAAGCTGAATAAGTTAAGTTGTGTCCCTGGTGCTCTGCGACAGGCAGGAGGCCCTGCTCTGGCTACGGTCTCTTCCAGATGGCCACGATATTGGAGTCTGTCAGAGCGGTGAGGTAGGTAAAGGTGGGGTTGGCCACCACTGTGTTCACCATGGTCTTGGTCACCATCTGGCCgagggcccagggctggggccacTTAAGGAtctggggggaagagaggggggctGGGCTCCTGCTTCCTACACAGCAGTCCCagcagcaggagagggacacGCGGTGCCTACCTGCGTCGGGGCCTGTGGAGCTGCCGGCAGTGGAGGCTGCTGGGTCAGGATGTGCCTGACGTCGTAGACCCACACGTTGCCCTCCTCGTCTCCACACAGCACGATGCCCTCATCTGCCAGGACACACGTTGAGATTGAAGGTGGAGCAGAGCTCCGGGAGGTGGAGGGcacgctgggggggggggggggggggggctcaccaGGACAGGTGCTGAGCGAGAAGTAGGCCAGCTTGGTGGGTGACCACTGCAGCCGAGCCAGGACCACCACCGCTAGTGTGGACCGCTTGCCCCGGCCCACCCACGTCTGGCTCCAGCTCCACAGGCAGATGGTGCCCAGGCTGTTCCCCTTGGAGGCTGCGGGCGAgaactggggttggggggggcccTCTCCACAAACACTTCTGTTGCATAGCGGGGACCGCTCAGGAGCCCCTAAACCCCAGcccagggaggggcgcctgagtggctcagtcggttaagcatccgattcttaaTCTCATCCCAcatcacgatctcgcagttggggagtttgagccccacgttgggctctgcactgatggtgcagtgcctgcctgagattctgtctctcctctctgcctctctcccgcttgtgctctctctcaaaataaaaaaattttaaaccaaaaaacCCAGCCCAGGGAGAAACGACCCACAAAGGCCTTACCGGGGCCTATCCTTGGTTCTCAGGAAGCCAGGCTGTCCCTGAGCAGGGCTCACTCACCCACGACATCCTCATTCACAAACGCCAGCCCGTCCACTCTCCGCCCTGGTGCCTCCGAGCCCTCGGAGAAGACAAACTCCACCTCACACACCCTGCGGGGCAGCAGCAGATACCGGTCAGCTACCCCTGCATGGACAGGAGCCGTGTGCCTCTAGATGTACCTTCTGCCCCAACTAGGAGATGCGACAAGATCTGTCCCGGGTCCTGGAGAGGTTCGGCTTTGCCCTGGAAGGGGAGCCAGCACCTCTGGGGACACAGCCACAGGTGGTGGGAACTCAGGAGCAGGAGGGGCTGGTTCTCCCACCCCAtcctggggggcggggccggggatGGTCTGGAGAGGCAGGCAGTTCTGGGCCGGTGCAGGGAGCCAGAGGGTGGTGGGAAGTGACTGCTGCACTTTTCCAAGCTGAGAAGCGTATGGGGTCGACGCTGCTTGGAAAGGCTGCCTGGCAGCTGCCCACGGTCCCCGTGCCACCTGGAGCCAGATAGGCAGCTGAGGAGCAGCAGACCCATCTGAGGCGTGGGCCACCATAGGGCTTGGACCCCAGACAGATGTGGGTGGGCAAAGGGTAGGGGGCAGGCCCAGGGCTTAACCAGGTGTGGCACAGGGCCACCACAAGCACTGGGCCAGACAACTGCTCCAGCCCGTGCTGAAGCTTCTGGGATTTGCCTCCATGTAGCAGCTGCCTCACTCCTGTCCCCTACCTCTAAGGTTCTTCCCAGGCCATCGACTGCATTTAGGACAAAATTCACAATCTTACCGGGGCCGACGGCCAGTGGCCCCGGCCCGAGCAACCTCACCACCTCCTGTGCCATCTCCTCCAGCTTCCCAAGCTGGGCCAGACCTCCCAGGTCAGGCAGCTGTCCCCACCCTGTGCACAGGCTGCTGCCTCTGTGTGAGCACCTCCCCCCTCTGCCTGACTCCCTGCTAGGCTCACATGGTACCTTAGTCTTCCTTTGCACCTGACCTCACACCTTGGGGGTAACAGGCCATCTTTTTTAATGCCTGTCTCTGCCACAAGGCTGTGAGCCCCACAAGGGCAGGGATGCTATGCTGAGCTCAGTCTCTGGCCTACCAGGTGGTACAGATGAGCCCCGCGCCTCCCCATTGCCCTCAAAGGTGAGGTGATCACAGCTCAGAGAAGTGACCCGGCctggtccccctcccccccctacTGAACACCAGGGAAGGAATGGGTCACGAGGCTTTCCTCGAGAGActggcaggaggtggggacagaCCAGACTTGGGAAGAGGCCCCTGAAAACAGCCTCTGGCTGCCCAGAACAGGGCACAGCTTGGGCACCACCCCCGGCAGTCCCACTCAGGGTCAGACATCTGGACTGGCCGCGGCCAGGCTTTTGAGGCCTCCCGGGCCGGCCTCACCTCCTCTTCTGAGGCTGGTCCAGCCGCACgtcccagcagcagcagccaccctCGCAGCCAGCCAGCAGGTAGGCCTCCGGGCAGGACGCCACAGGGCAGAGGCGCAGCGGGATGGAGGCAGCATCGAGTGTGAGCAGCTGGCTGCCGGCAGGTGGGGAAGAGTGTGAGGCCGCAGCCCTGTGttggcaccccgccccccccaccccccgccccccgcccctcagcATCATCACCTGGCCTGGAATTCATAATCGTGGTTGGGCACCCCGACGTCCCAGAGGATGATCCGCTTGTCATAGGAGGCCgctgggcaggggatggggaaggggagaggcggCTCTAAGGAGGCCCTGCTCCCTCCCGCGGACTCCATTCCAGGCTGAGGCCGTGGTCACAAGGCCAGCCCGAGGCAGGCCGGGCCACAGCTGGGCCACAGAGGGCTCGAGTACGCTGCCTACCTCGCCCTAATCTAACGTGCCCCACGGCAGGCAGCCATCTTCTTAGGCCTCTGCTCACACATCACCCTGTCTGGCTTACCACTCTTGGGGGGCAGGGGTTTCCACCCAGGTCACAGAGCAGCCCAGGCTGTGGGAAAGCTTCAAGGCCATGGAGCAGCTGGGGGCAAAGCCAGGATCTGACACCCTGTCAGTCGTCTGCAAAGCCACGCTGTTTCTACTACTGCCAGAGCAGAGCGTGGCGCCAGCCATGAAGCCCGCCAGCAGCAGGAGCTCCCTACCGTGCTGGGGAGGGCGCACTGAGGCgtctgggtgctggggacacctcaggggtgtgggagagggtCTTACTGAAGAGGTGGGTCTCGTGGGTGGGGCTGAAGCAGAGGGTGGCAATGGCCTTCTTGTGGGCCCGGATGACTCCGCAGCAGAAGCCAGCACGCACGTGCAGCAGCCGGACCAGGCCCCGCAGGCCTGCAGCCGCCAGCACACTCCAGCGCTTCTTGTGGCCTGCCTGCGTGACCACTGTCAGGGCTGTCCAGGCCACCGAGAAGAACtcctgggggagaggagggagagggcgtTACTAAGGGGCAGGGCTACGTGCGCACGGTGCCTGCTAGGTCAGGCCTGTGGCACTGAAGCCCGGCAGAACAGAGTCACCTAGCGAGTGGGTGGCCGAGCCTGGGCTCCCAACCCCGGCACTCTGCCCACAGTCCCGCACAAGCAGGGCCCTGGCACTCACCTCGCCAGGCGCCTTGTACTTGTGCAGTACGATGCCCGTCTGGCAGTCTATCACACACACGGCCTCCCCGCCACACGTGGCCACAGTCTGTGATGTGGCCCCTGCCTGCCCTGTTGTGAGGGGTCAGCCTAAGTAAAAGCGTTTCCTGTGAGGTTTGCCCCAGCAGCTCCTTCCTGGCCTTGACGACACTTCATGAGCTGTCTCTTGCAGGTCCCCCATCCACCGAGGCGGCCCCCTGACCAGAAAGCTTGTTCCTGCTCGGTCCCTTGGCTGTCACCctggccctgcctgccccacAAGGATGTACCCTCCTCCCAGGCCGGCTCGAAGGCGCAGGCCCAGAGCTGGGTCTCCAGGTCCCGAGGGCTGTTGTTCTTGCTGTGACACTGCAGAAAGTGCAGGGGCTCCAGGTCCAGGGCAGGctgtgggggcagaggtggggttcACAGCTGCCCCAGCCCTCACTCCCTGCCAGCTGCCCAGCTGCTTCCTGGCCCCTGCGAGCTTACCTGGCTGCCATCGGAGCCCATGGGGCTGCCCTCCACATGGGCCGGTGGGGAGGGGCATCCCCGCTTGCTGGGAGACAAGCTGAGTGAGACGTCACCCGATCGTTTCAAGGCCATCGGTCTGGCCTGTGGAGGGGGTCAAGGCTGGGCTGAGAAGAGCCTGGTGACCATGGGCCCATCTGCCCAGGGCTTCCTTCCTCTGCATCACTCTCCCATGGGTGTAGAAAGCCAGGGTTGGCCCAAGGTCAGCTTGAACTTGCCCAGGCATCAGAGGCCATCTCCTGGGCTCATTTCCAggacccctccccttccctcctctagtctccCTAGGCGGGAAAGGCCAAGACAGGCCTGTGGAGCCTTGAGAGCTGCATGATACACCTACcctgggctcctgggcggctGTGGCTTTTGAAGGCCTCTCCGGGATGCCGGTCTCACGCACCTGGGTCCCACCAGAGGCCACCAGCGCCTCAGAAATCATCTGCACCTATGTGGGGCCAGGACATCAGGAAGCTGGGTACATGCAGTCCTaggggcccccagcccctccccaactgCTGGGACAAACAGCCTGTGCTTCCCATGCAACCATTAAGTCAGCCTTCCCTGACCCATGCCACTCTCCCATAAATCCTTATGGCCAGAGGCTTCCAGGGCAGCTGAAGGCATGGGAGCCATAGAGGATCTGGGAGAACCAACTCCCAGCACAGCAGGGTGAGGCCATACCCGCCACTGGGTGAACTCGCTGAGGGACTCAGGCCCATAGCGGACGTTCCTGACTGCAGACTTCACAAAGTCAGCCTGggccttctctgcctcctcctctgggctccgTGTGGCCATGAACTTCTCCCAGTGAGCGGTGACCTGCCACCAGAGGGACCAGATTCAAGCCCAGCCCACCCCAGATCTCCTGGACCCTCTGTG
It contains:
- the LRWD1 gene encoding leucine-rich repeat and WD repeat-containing protein 1 isoform X1; this translates as MGPLSARLLMQRGRPKSDRLGKIRSLDLSGLKLLSEHLDPKLLSRLTQLQELDLSNNQLETLPANLGLPHLRILRCANNQLGDVTALCQFPQLEELSLEGNPFLTVSDNLKVSFLLPKLRKVNGKDASSTSSQVENLNRELTSRVTAHWEKFMATRSPEEEAEKAQADFVKSAVRNVRYGPESLSEFTQWRVQMISEALVASGGTQVRETGIPERPSKATAAQEPRARPMALKRSGDVSLSLSPSKRGCPSPPAHVEGSPMGSDGSQPALDLEPLHFLQCHSKNNSPRDLETQLWACAFEPAWEEGQAGATSQTVATCGGEAVCVIDCQTGIVLHKYKAPGEEFFSVAWTALTVVTQAGHKKRWSVLAAAGLRGLVRLLHVRAGFCCGVIRAHKKAIATLCFSPTHETHLFTASYDKRIILWDVGVPNHDYEFQASSQLLTLDAASIPLRLCPVASCPEAYLLAGCEGGCCCWDVRLDQPQKRRVCEVEFVFSEGSEAPGRRVDGLAFVNEDVVASKGNSLGTICLWSWSQTWVGRGKRSTLAVVVLARLQWSPTKLAYFSLSTCPDEGIVLCGDEEGNVWVYDVRHILTQQPPLPAAPQAPTQILKWPQPWALGQMVTKTMVNTVVANPTFTYLTALTDSNIVAIWKRP
- the POLR2J gene encoding DNA-directed RNA polymerase II subunit RPB11-a, whose amino-acid sequence is MNAPPAFESFLLFEGEKKITINKDTKVPNACLFTINKEDHTLGNIIKSQLLKDPQVLFAGYKVPHPLEHKIIIRVQTTPDYSPQEAFTNAITDLISELSLLEERFRVAIKDKQEGIE
- the LRWD1 gene encoding leucine-rich repeat and WD repeat-containing protein 1 isoform X2, with the protein product MGPLSARLLMQRGRPKSDRLGKIRSLDLSGLKLLSEHLDPKLLSRLTQLQELDLSNNQLETLPANLGLPHLRILRCANNQLGDVTALCQFPQLEELSLEGNPFLTVSDNLKVSFLLPKLRKVNGKDASSTSSQVENLNRELTSRVTAHWEKFMATRSPEEEAEKAQADFVKSAVRNVRYGPESLSEFTQWRVQMISEALVASGGTQVRETGIPERPSKATAAQEPRARPMALKRSGDVSLSLSPSKRGCPSPPAHVEGSPMGSDGSQPALDLEPLHFLQCHSKNNSPRDLETQLWACAFEPAWEEGQAGATSQTVATCGGEAVCVIDCQTGIVLHKYKAPGEEFFSVAWTALTVVTQAGHKKRWSVLAAAGLRGLVRLLHVRAGFCCGVIRAHKKAIATLCFSPTHETHLFTASYDKRIILWDVGVPNHDYEFQASQLLTLDAASIPLRLCPVASCPEAYLLAGCEGGCCCWDVRLDQPQKRRVCEVEFVFSEGSEAPGRRVDGLAFVNEDVVASKGNSLGTICLWSWSQTWVGRGKRSTLAVVVLARLQWSPTKLAYFSLSTCPDEGIVLCGDEEGNVWVYDVRHILTQQPPLPAAPQAPTQILKWPQPWALGQMVTKTMVNTVVANPTFTYLTALTDSNIVAIWKRP